Proteins encoded by one window of Bombus fervidus isolate BK054 unplaced genomic scaffold, iyBomFerv1 scaffold0043, whole genome shotgun sequence:
- the LOC139997264 gene encoding baculoviral IAP repeat-containing protein 7-B-like, whose translation MLHISNIQPVLPQYEESPEHEESSDDSISSDVIQIPIPAYTNRWHRYRHRYRMPEPMINPVSSVPSTSRGIRKHHGDFRFEAARLWSFRNWLVPLVDPASLAAAGFYCTGKMDRVKCFVCRVVVSHWLEGRTPMQVHEIWSPECRFVRNEDCGNVPIGTHPDEIQPTERRNGNILCRYGLEYSQSFDFNDHRFVTDAEDPTAYDLSRLGLKKVKKPKHLDYITYQSRLNSFSTFTDTSMNKELLADAGFYYNERDRMSICYHCGLGVVSWSPGENPWDRHAIWSSSCCYLITVRGHQFVNDLRQQNIYENYEEEPIVDDDTRSDSEEETNEMTLVEKFGYKLTNERYVVKSNRVLERKRAIGCSGYSGIISHDFGRRSYTFISVEIY comes from the exons ATGTTGCATATATCTAACATCCAACCTGTGCTACCACAATACGAAGAATCTCCAGAACACGAAGAATCGTCAGACGATTCAATTTCGTCTGATGTGATTCAGATACCGATACCGGCATATACCAATCGTTGGCACCGGTACCGACACCGGTACCGGATGCCGGAACCAATGATTAATCCAGTGTCGTCGGTTCCATCGACGTCGCGTGGCATTCGAAAACATCATGgtgattttcgttttgaagcaGCAAGACTTTGGAGTTTTCGAAACTGGCTTGTACCTCTCGTTGACCCTGCCAGTCTTGCAGCAGCAGGATTCTATTGTACAGGCAAAATGGATAGAGTCAAATGTTTTGTGTGTCGAGTGGTGGTAAGTCACTGGTTAGAGGGTCGTACTCCCATGCAAGTTCACGAGATATGGTCTCCAGAGTGCAGATTTGTCCGCAATGAAGATTGCGGTAATGTGCCAATTGGTACACACCCTGATGAAATTCAACCGACAgaacgaagaaatggaaatatattatgtcGTTACGGTTTAGAATATTCGCAGTcctttgattttaatgaccATCGATTTGTAACAGATGCAGAAGACCCGACGGCATATGATCTTAGCCGTTTGGGACtaaaaaaagttaagaaaCCAAAACATTTGGATTATATTACTTACCAATCCCGATTAAATTCATTCTCAACATTTACTGATACATCTATGAATAAAGAACTATTAGCCGATGCAGGCTTTTACTATAACGAAAGAGATCGTATGTCTATCTGTTATCATTGTGGACTTGGTGTAGTAAGTTGGAGTCCAGGAGAAAATCCATGGGATAGACATGCAATTTGGTCTTCAAGCTGTTGTTACTTGATAACAGTTCGTGGCCACCAGTTTGTTAATGATCTAAGACAGCAAAACATCTACGAAAATTATGAAGAa gAACCAATAGTTGATGACGATACGAGATCCGATAGTGAAGAGGAAACTAACGAGATGACTCTCGTTGAGAAAtttg GTTATAAACTAACAAACGAAAGATATGTCGTCAAAAGCAACAGAGTattggaaaggaaaaga GCTATTGGTTGTTCAGGATATTCAGGAATTATATCTCATGACTTTGGTAGACGATCCTACACCTTCATATCGGTGgagatttattaa
- the LOC139997269 gene encoding uncharacterized protein, with translation MLYYILPIISCYIYNISTDLGMFVFGLAAAINKDTFETIYEACPSALLNSLNDDVTPFCIAAMKNDKNLFFRLIELGFNVSKSSKILHFCMMKQSIVPEIKNLAKYFNTEDYWNDNSDHILKANEPDNKDCLSLSKLVNKNNSNKSPLNVHNIPIVTFDTTMCNNVNCNNNVIKDSKELLKPCALSLETNHAEI, from the exons atgttatattatatattacctattatatcatgttatatatataatatatcaactGATTTAG GCATGTTTGTTTTTGGATTGGCAGCtgcaataaataaagatacgtTTGAAACTATATATGAAGCATGTCCATCAGCACTATTGAATTCTCTAAATGATGATGTTACACCATTTTGCATTGCTGctatgaaaaatgataaaaatttattttttagattaatagaattaggatttaatgtttcaaaaagTAGTAAGATATtgcatttt TGCATGATGAAGCAGTCAATAGtaccagaaataaaaaatttggcaaaatattttaacacagAAGATTATTGGAATGATAACTCTGATCACATTCTTAAAGCAAATGAACCAGATAACAAGGACTGTTTAAGTCTTTccaaattagtaaataaaaataatagtaataagtctCCTTTAAATGTTCATAACATACCGATAGTTACATTCGATACTACAATGTGCAATAATGTCAACTGTAACAACAATGTCATAAAAGATTCAAAAGAACTTTTAAAACCTTGTGCATTAAGTTTAGAGACAAATCACGCAGAAATCTGA
- the LOC139997263 gene encoding E3 ubiquitin-protein ligase XIAP-like, producing MYCPECPLVRHEHRGNVPIKSRSYLRPRRVSKLANLKYLTYESRLNTFVAWPNTYIRSEKLADAGFYYNGINDMVICHHCGIAIDNWSRGEDPCNRHATSSPGCCYIIKGRSCECINNVTGQDLHETFVEAPIETTDENHEGSDTALEKENQELENARSCKVCTEREATITFLPCGHLATCRYCSATFMKCIICQGKITAAVRIAFA from the exons ATGTATTGTCCAGAGTGCCCACTTGTCCGCCATGAACATCGCGGTAATGTGCCAATTAAATCACGTAGCTACTTGAGACCAAGAAGAGTTAGCAAACTagcaaatttgaaatatcttaCTTACGAATCGAGATTAAATACATTCGTAGCATGgcctaatacatatattagaaGTGAAAAATTAGCCGATGCTGGCTTTTACTACAACGGAATAAATGATATGGTTATTTGTCACCACTGTGGAATTGCTATAGACAATTGGAGTCGAGGAGAAGATCCGTGCAATCGACATGCGACTTCGTCTCCAGGATGTTGTTATATAATCAAAGGACGGAGCTGTGAATGCATTAACAATGTAACAGGCCAAGATCTTCATGAAACTTTTGTAGAA gcACCAATAGAAACTACAGATGAGAATCATGAGGGATCCGACA CTGCTCTGGAGAAGGAAAATCAGGAATTGGAGAATGCTCGATCGTGTAAAGTTTGCACGGAACGAGAAGCGACTATTACATTTTTACCTTGTGGACATCTGGCAACTTGCCGTTATTGCTCCGCTACTTTTATGAAATGCATAATTTGCCAAGGAAAAATTACAGCTGCAGTTCGTATAGCTTTTGCTTAA
- the LOC139997267 gene encoding baculoviral IAP repeat-containing protein 7-B-like — translation MLHISNIQPVLPQYEESPEHEESSDDSISSDVIQIPIPAYTNRWHRYRHRYRMPEPMINPVSSVPSTSRGIRKHHGDFRFEAARLWSFRNWLVPLVDPASLAAAGFYYTGKMDRVKCFVCRVVVSHWLEGRTPMQVHEIWSPECRFVRNEDCGNVPIGTHPDEIQPTERRNGNILCRYGLEYSQSFDFNDHRFVTDAEDPTAYDLSRLGLKKVKKPKHLDYITYQSRLNSFSTFTDTSMNKELLADAGFYYNERDRMSICYHCGLGVVSWSPGENPWDRHAIWSSSCCYLITVRGHQFVNDLRQQNIYENYEEEPIVDDDTRSDSEEETNEMTLVEKFGYKLTNERYVVKSNRVLERKRAIGCSGYSGIISHDFGRRSYTFISVEIY, via the exons ATGTTGCATATATCTAACATCCAACCTGTGCTACCACAATACGAAGAATCTCCAGAACACGAAGAATCGTCAGACGATTCAATTTCGTCTGATGTGATTCAGATACCGATACCGGCATATACCAATCGTTGGCACCGGTACCGACACCGGTACCGGATGCCGGAACCAATGATTAATCCAGTGTCGTCGGTTCCATCGACGTCGCGTGGCATTCGAAAACATCATGgtgattttcgttttgaagcaGCAAGACTTTGGAGTTTTCGAAACTGGCTTGTACCTCTCGTTGACCCTGCCAGTCTTGCAGCAGCAGGATTCTATTATACAGGCAAAATGGATAGAGTCAAATGTTTTGTGTGTCGAGTGGTGGTAAGTCACTGGTTAGAGGGTCGTACTCCCATGCAAGTTCACGAGATATGGTCTCCAGAGTGCAGATTTGTCCGCAATGAAGATTGCGGTAATGTGCCAATTGGTACACACCCTGATGAAATTCAACCGACAgaacgaagaaatggaaatatattatgtcGTTACGGTTTAGAATATTCGCAGTcctttgattttaatgaccATCGATTTGTAACAGATGCAGAAGACCCGACGGCATATGATCTTAGCCGTTTGGGACtaaaaaaagttaagaaaCCAAAACATTTGGATTATATTACTTACCAATCCCGATTAAATTCATTCTCAACATTTACTGATACATCTATGAATAAAGAACTATTAGCCGATGCAGGCTTTTACTATAACGAAAGAGATCGTATGTCTATCTGTTATCATTGTGGACTTGGTGTAGTAAGTTGGAGTCCAGGAGAAAATCCATGGGATAGACATGCAATTTGGTCTTCAAGCTGTTGTTACTTGATAACAGTTCGTGGCCACCAGTTTGTTAATGATCTAAGACAGCAAAACATCTACGAAAATTATGAAGAa gAACCAATTGTTGATGACGATACGAGATCCGATAGTGAAGAGGAAACTAACGAGATGACTCTCGTTGAGAAAtttg GTTATAAACTAACAAACGAAAGATATGTCGTCAAAAGCAACAGAGTattggaaaggaaaaga GCTATTGGTTGTTCAGGATATTCAGGAATTATATCTCATGACTTTGGTAGACGATCCTACACCTTCATATCGGTGgagatttattaa
- the LOC139997265 gene encoding E3 ubiquitin-protein ligase XIAP-like: MSSVPSTFFHTQEQYDLRFEAARRSTFLYWPRSFSIPPATLAAEGFFYTGISDTVKCFACAVEISDWSNGRTPMQLHEIYCPSCRFVCNEDCGNVPIEGRSRLRPNCITKLKNLKYANYECRLDSFATFPNTHMSREQLADAGFYYDGRNDMAICHHCSIGIENWNPGEDPWVRHAISSPACCYIIEARGCEYINNVTGQDLYSNSIQEATETTDENHEGSDSDQNNVAETIAKIYQLDQMKNSESSDCLNVRSIPHDPKAKKRKCT; this comes from the exons ATGTCGTCGGTTCCATCGACGTTTTTTCACACTCAAGAACAATATGATCTACGTTTTGAAGCAGCAAGACGCTCGACTTTTCTATACTGGCCTCGATCTTTTTCCATTCCTCCTGCCACACTTGCAGCAGAAGGATTCTTTTATACAGGCATATCGGATACTGTCAAATGTTTTGCGTGTGCAGTGGAGATAAGTGACTGGTCAAACGGTCGTACTCCCATGCAACTTCACGAGATATATTGTCCATCGTGCAGATTTGTCTGCAATGAAGATTGCGGTAATGTGCCAATCGAAGGACGTAGCCGTTTGAGACCAAACTGTATTACGaaactaaaaaatttgaaatatgctAATTACGAATGCAGATTAGATTCATTCGCAACATTTCCTAATACACATATGAGTAGAGAACAATTAGCCGATGCAGGCTTTTACTACGACGGAAGAAATGATATGGCCATCTGTCATCATTGTAGCATTGGTATAGAAAATTGGAATCCAGGAGAAGATCCATGGGTTCGACATGCAATTTCATCTCCTGCATGTTGTTATATAATCGAAGCACGGGGCTGTGAATACATTAATAATGTAACAGGCCAAGATCTCTATTCAAATTCTATTCAa gaaGCAACAGAAACTACAGATGAGAATCATGAGGGATCCGACAGt gatCAAAACAATGTTGCGGAAACAATTGCTAAAATATATCAGTTAGATCAAATGAAGAATAGTGAATCGAGTGATTGTCTAAATGTGCGTTCAATTCCGCATGAtcctaaagcaaaaaaaagaaagtgtacttaa